In the genome of Triticum urartu cultivar G1812 chromosome 5, Tu2.1, whole genome shotgun sequence, one region contains:
- the LOC125506569 gene encoding cytosolic sulfotransferase 7-like, which yields MDSPHDDGFASEMAELPLETRYPPFALRQYAGFWLPERTLARGLPAARDRFAPRPDDVLLASFPKSGTTWLKALAFATARRAAHPPSAHDHPLRQRNPHDCVPFLGIGFALDKDVELEALPSPRVLATHLPFSLLPTGRSRVVYVCRDPKDVLVSCWLFTRKVSESVGVDAESFSLREAMELFCAGRCMYGPQWLHVAEYWEASRRAAGEVLFLRYEEMLRDPVGSLRTMAEFMGCAFSPEEEERGVARAIVELCSLDKLKKVEANRKGRTAAGIKADAYFRKGVAGDWSSHMTPEMGKMVDEAVEDGLQGSGFSFTDSTPANPEFCPDA from the coding sequence ATGGATTCTCCTCATGACGACGGCTTTGCGTCGGAGATGGCGGAGCTGCCGCTGGAGACGCGGTACCCGCCCTTCGCGCTGCGCCAGTACGCTGGCTTCTGGCTGCCGGAGCGGACGCTGGCGCGCGGCCTCCCGGCGGCACGCGACCGGTTCGCGCCGAGGCCGGACGACGTGCTCCTCGCCAGCTTCCCCAAGTCCGGCACCACCTGGCTCAAGGCCCTCGCCTTCGCCACCGCGCGCCGCGCCGCGCACCCACCGTCCGCCCACGACCACCCGCTGCGGCAGCGCAACCCGCACGACTGCGTCCCGTTCCTCGGCATCGGCTTCGCCCTTGACAAGGACGTCGAGCTGGAGGCGCTCCCTTCCCCGCGCGTGCTCGCCACGCACCTGCCCTTCTCCCTCCTCCCCACTGGTCGGAGCCGGGTCGTGTACGTCTGCCGGGACCCCAAGGACGTGCTTGTCTCCTGCTGGCTCTTCACTAGGAAGGTGTCAGAGAGCGTCGGCGTCGACGCGGAGTCCTTCTCGCTCCGGGAGGCCATGGAGCTCTTCTGTGCGGGACGCTGCATGTACGGCCCGCAATGGCTGCACGTCGCCGAGTACTGGGAGGCGAGTCGCCGGGCCGCTGGTGAGGTGCTGTTCCTCAGGTACGAGGAGATGCTCCGCGACCCCGTGGGGAGCCTGAGGACGATGGCGGAGTTCATGGGGTGCGCCTTCTccccggaggaggaggagcgcgggGTCGCGCGAGCCATAGTGGAGCTGTGTAGCCTGGACAAGCTCAAGAAAGTGGAGGCCAACAGGAAGGGGCGGACGGCAGCAGGCATCAAGGCCGACGCCTACTTCCGGAAGGGGGTGGCCGGGGATTGGAGCAGCCACATGACgccggagatggggaagatgGTGGACGAGGCCGTGGAGGACGGGCTCCAAGGGTCTGGTTTTAGCTTCACCGACTCAACTCCGGCCAACCCTGAATTTTGTCCAGATGCATGA